A portion of the Miscanthus floridulus cultivar M001 unplaced genomic scaffold, ASM1932011v1 os_2569, whole genome shotgun sequence genome contains these proteins:
- the LOC136535150 gene encoding auxin-induced in root cultures protein 12-like encodes MERDARGAAQREMGCAAGKMAATSARRSSKRWRDILERWNVAPTPPAASGGWVAWGINPTGGNGMVGTQALLAFVAGGASSSASTPTVRTYNITSYYAVGAASTPIAFPADGLAADVGSGGRIRLYATLQLGKGMEVVNQVWQVGSSVTRGAPNVHAMAPENLAAMGELVLTVGAAASPPAHAGGPSSDRSSSWPPSGRQIPRAAGTHRVSPTAHVVLALLGFWAMVG; translated from the coding sequence ATGGAGCGCGACGCTAGAGGAGCTGCGCAGCGCGAGATGGGGTGCGCGGCGGGAAAGATGGCAGCAACGAGCGCACGACGCAGCAGCAAGCGATGGAGAGATATTTTAGAGAGATGGAACGTAGCACCAACCCCACCAGCAGCAAGCGGCGGGTGGGTGGCCTGGGGCATCAACCCCACTGGCGGCAACGGCATGGTGGGCACGCAGGCGCTGCTGGCGTTCGTCGCTGGCGGCGCCTCCTCGTCCGCGTCCACGCCCACCGTCAGAACCTACAACATCACCAGCTACTACGCGGTCGGCGCCGCCTCGACGCCCATCGCGTTCCCCGCCGACGGCCTCGCCGCCGACGTGGGCAGCGGCGGGAGGATCCGGCTGTACGCCACGCTGCAGCTGGGCAAGGGGATGGAGGTGGTGAACCAGGTGTGGCAGGTCGGGTCCTCCGTCACCAGAGGAGCGCCCAATGTGCACGCCATGGCCCCCGAAAACCTGGCTGCCATGGGCGAGCTCGTCCTCACTGTCGGGGCTGCCGCAAGCCCTCCAGCTCACGCCGGCGGCCCGTCCAGCGACAGGTCGTCTTCTTGGCCGCCGTCAGGCAGGCAGATCCCACGGGCGGCAGGCACGCACAGGGTCTCCCCGACGGCACACGTTGTACTGGCATTGCTGGGTTTCTGGGCGATGGTAGGATAG